From the genome of Candidatus Hydrogenedentota bacterium:
CGTTTCCGGCCAGTGCACATGCGATGAACTTGTCATCGTCCGGATCTTCGCAGACCGGTTCCGGCAACGGCGGTGCTTGCACGAGTACCGCCGTGCTTATCAATATATCGAGAAAGCGAGCGAAGGGCATATTGGGGCGCTTCGTCGTGAATTCTTCTCCTACGCGAACATATTCGTCAATAATTTCGGGTGAAAGAAGGATCTGCAATTCGCCCCGTACGCACGCGTCCAGAATACGAGACGATGACCCCATGTAGAATGCTCCCGAGATCAGAACATTCGTATCAACGACTATCCTCACCGGCTGCCGCGCACTTTGGAAATGGCCTTGGGGATATCTGACTGTTTGAGACCGCCTTGACGAACCTGGCGTTGAAGCTCCCGTTTCAGACGCGCGAATTCGTCCGCTGATGGGGGATTGATGACCTTGAACATAACTACGTCCCCTTGTGCAAACACCGCGAATTGGACACCGGGACCAAGCCGCAAGCGGTCACGAATCGACTCCGGGATAACCACCTGCCCCCTGGAACTCATCTTCGTTGTTGCGATGGTCTGACTCATGCATAGCTCCTTCTAATCTTACCAATAAGATTATACCGGCTGTCCTTATGCCGAGTCAAGTTGAGGTCGCAACAAAAAACCGACATCCATTGCCGATTCCTGATCGGA
Proteins encoded in this window:
- a CDS encoding putative toxin-antitoxin system toxin component, PIN family — encoded protein: MRIVVDTNVLISGAFYMGSSSRILDACVRGELQILLSPEIIDEYVRVGEEFTTKRPNMPFARFLDILISTAVLVQAPPLPEPVCEDPDDDKFIACALAGNAKVITSGDKHLLSVSGYAGIEVLRPRRFEDEYLS
- a CDS encoding AbrB/MazE/SpoVT family DNA-binding domain-containing protein; this translates as MSQTIATTKMSSRGQVVIPESIRDRLRLGPGVQFAVFAQGDVVMFKVINPPSADEFARLKRELQRQVRQGGLKQSDIPKAISKVRGSR